A genomic stretch from Balaenoptera musculus isolate JJ_BM4_2016_0621 chromosome 9, mBalMus1.pri.v3, whole genome shotgun sequence includes:
- the STEAP4 gene encoding metalloreductase STEAP4 isoform X2, with protein MEKTTDVLPLTMNSSEKQETVCIFGTGDFGQSLGLEMLQCGYSIVFGSRNPRMSSLLPNGAEVLSYSEAAQKSDIIIIAIHREHYDFLTELTEVLNGKILVDVSNNLKIKQYPESNAEYLAQLVPGAHVVKAFNTISAWALQSRALDASRQVFVCGNDSKAKQRVMDIVRSLGLTPLDKGSLMAANEIENYPLQLFTMWKFPFYLSAVLCVFFFFYCVIREVIYPYVYEKKDRTFRLAISIPNRVFPIAALTLLALVYLPGVIAAILQLYRGTKYRRFPDWLDHWMLCRKQLGLIALGFAFLHVLYTLVIPIRYYVRWTWTNRTIAQSKLGYLTLILCTAHTLVYGGKRFLSPSSLVWYLPSAYVIALIIPCTVLVIKFILILPCIDKTLTRIREGWERNPKFSESALNGKTDI; from the exons ATGGAGAAAACTACAGATGTACTTCCTCTCACTATGAATTCTTCAGAGAAGCAAGAGACTGTATGTATTTTTGGAACTGGAGATTTTGGACAATCACTGGGACTTGAAATGCTCCAATGTggttattctattgtttttggaagTCGAAACCCCCGGATGTCCAGTCTGCTGCCCAACGGTGCAGAGGTCCTGAGCTACTCAGAAGCAGCCCAGAAATCTGACATTATAATCATAGCAATCCACAGGGAACATTACGATTTTCTCACAGAATTAACTGAGGTTCTCAATGGGAAAATACTGGTCGACGTCAGCAACAACCTCAAAATCAAGCAGTATCCGGAATCGAACGCAGAGTACCTTGCTCAGTTGGTGCCGGGAGCCCACGTGGTAAAAGCATTTAACACCATCTCAGCCTGGGCTCTCCAGTCAAGGGCACTGGATGCAAGTCGGCAG GTGTTTGTCTGCGGAAATGACAGCAAAGCCAAGCAAAGAGTGATGGATATTGTTCGTAGTCTTGGACTTACTCCATTGGATAAAGGATCTCTCATGGCAGccaatgaaattgaaaactacCCACTGCAACTATTTACAATGTGGAAGTTCCCCTTCTATTTGTCTGCTGTTCTGTgtgtattcttctttttctactgtgTAATAAGAGAAGTAATCTACCCttatgtttatgaaaaaaaagataggaCATTCCGCCTGGCTATTTCTATTCCAAATCGTGTCTTTCCAATAGCAGCACTTACACTGCTGGCCTTGGTTTACCTCCCTGGTGTTATTGCGGCCATCCTGCAGCTGTACCGAGGTACAAAATACCGCCGATTCCCAGACTGGCTTGACCACTGGATGCTTTGCAGAAAGCAGCTTGGCTTGATAGCACTGGGATTTGCCTTCCTTCATGTCCTCTACACACTTGTGATCCCTATTCGTTATTATGTACGATGGACATGGACCAACAGAACCATTGCCCAG TCCAAACTGGGTTATTTGACCCTGATCTTGTGCACAGCCCACACCTTGGTGTACGGCGGAAAGAGATTCCTCAGTCCTTCAAGCCTCGTCTGGTATCTTCCTTCAGCCTACGTGATAGCACTGATCATCCCTTGCACGGTGCTGGTGATCAAGTTCATCCTCATCCTGCCATGTATAGACAAGACCCTTACACGGATCCGCGAGGGCTGGGAAAGGAACCCGAAATTCTCAGAATCAGCATTGAATGGAAAAACAGATATTTAA
- the STEAP4 gene encoding metalloreductase STEAP4 isoform X1: protein MEKTTDVLPLTMNSSEKQETVCIFGTGDFGQSLGLEMLQCGYSIVFGSRNPRMSSLLPNGAEVLSYSEAAQKSDIIIIAIHREHYDFLTELTEVLNGKILVDVSNNLKIKQYPESNAEYLAQLVPGAHVVKAFNTISAWALQSRALDASRQVFVCGNDSKAKQRVMDIVRSLGLTPLDKGSLMAANEIENYPLQLFTMWKFPFYLSAVLCVFFFFYCVIREVIYPYVYEKKDRTFRLAISIPNRVFPIAALTLLALVYLPGVIAAILQLYRGTKYRRFPDWLDHWMLCRKQLGLIALGFAFLHVLYTLVIPIRYYVRWTWTNRTIAQAIAKKESPFSTSTAWLSDSYVAMGMLGFFLFVLLGITSLPSVSNMVNWREFRFVQSKLGYLTLILCTAHTLVYGGKRFLSPSSLVWYLPSAYVIALIIPCTVLVIKFILILPCIDKTLTRIREGWERNPKFSESALNGKTDI from the exons ATGGAGAAAACTACAGATGTACTTCCTCTCACTATGAATTCTTCAGAGAAGCAAGAGACTGTATGTATTTTTGGAACTGGAGATTTTGGACAATCACTGGGACTTGAAATGCTCCAATGTggttattctattgtttttggaagTCGAAACCCCCGGATGTCCAGTCTGCTGCCCAACGGTGCAGAGGTCCTGAGCTACTCAGAAGCAGCCCAGAAATCTGACATTATAATCATAGCAATCCACAGGGAACATTACGATTTTCTCACAGAATTAACTGAGGTTCTCAATGGGAAAATACTGGTCGACGTCAGCAACAACCTCAAAATCAAGCAGTATCCGGAATCGAACGCAGAGTACCTTGCTCAGTTGGTGCCGGGAGCCCACGTGGTAAAAGCATTTAACACCATCTCAGCCTGGGCTCTCCAGTCAAGGGCACTGGATGCAAGTCGGCAG GTGTTTGTCTGCGGAAATGACAGCAAAGCCAAGCAAAGAGTGATGGATATTGTTCGTAGTCTTGGACTTACTCCATTGGATAAAGGATCTCTCATGGCAGccaatgaaattgaaaactacCCACTGCAACTATTTACAATGTGGAAGTTCCCCTTCTATTTGTCTGCTGTTCTGTgtgtattcttctttttctactgtgTAATAAGAGAAGTAATCTACCCttatgtttatgaaaaaaaagataggaCATTCCGCCTGGCTATTTCTATTCCAAATCGTGTCTTTCCAATAGCAGCACTTACACTGCTGGCCTTGGTTTACCTCCCTGGTGTTATTGCGGCCATCCTGCAGCTGTACCGAGGTACAAAATACCGCCGATTCCCAGACTGGCTTGACCACTGGATGCTTTGCAGAAAGCAGCTTGGCTTGATAGCACTGGGATTTGCCTTCCTTCATGTCCTCTACACACTTGTGATCCCTATTCGTTATTATGTACGATGGACATGGACCAACAGAACCATTGCCCAG GCAATAGCCAAGAAAGAAAGTCCATTTAGTACCTCTACTGCCTGGCTCAGCGATTCATATGTCGCTATGGGAATGCTTGGATTTTTCCTGTTTGTACTCCTGGGAATCACTTCCTTGCCATCAGTTAGCAACATGGTCAACTGGAGAGAGTTCCGATTTGTCCAG TCCAAACTGGGTTATTTGACCCTGATCTTGTGCACAGCCCACACCTTGGTGTACGGCGGAAAGAGATTCCTCAGTCCTTCAAGCCTCGTCTGGTATCTTCCTTCAGCCTACGTGATAGCACTGATCATCCCTTGCACGGTGCTGGTGATCAAGTTCATCCTCATCCTGCCATGTATAGACAAGACCCTTACACGGATCCGCGAGGGCTGGGAAAGGAACCCGAAATTCTCAGAATCAGCATTGAATGGAAAAACAGATATTTAA